In one window of Drosophila ananassae strain 14024-0371.13 chromosome XR, ASM1763931v2, whole genome shotgun sequence DNA:
- the LOC6501827 gene encoding prisilkin-39 — MNSLTVLVILAATVAFCAGDVSHLSRSYLPPLAGGYSGYSSGYSSYPSYSSGGGYYSTGGSYASPVISSSYKSYAVPQYTSYVTPSRSYLPADAGYGGYNGLDTQYGSNGGYVY, encoded by the exons atg AACTCCCTCACCGTACTGGTCATCCTTGCTGCCACCGTGGCCTTCTGCGCCGGCGATGTGTCCCACTTGTCCCGCAGCTACCTGCCTCCTCTGGCTGGAGGATACTCCGGTTACTCCTCCGGCTACTCCTCCTACCCCTCGTACTCCAGCGGCGGAGGCTACTATTCCACCGGTGGCAGCTACGCCTCGCCGGTGATCTCCTCCAGCTACAAGAGCTACGCAGTGCCCCAGTACACCTCGTATGTGACGCCATCCCGCTCCTACCTTCCAGCAGATGCCGGCTATGGCGGCTACAACGGCCTGGACACCCAATACGGCAGCAACGGCGGATACGTATACTAG